The window AAAGAAAGGAGATGAGAAGGCGGTCTGTGAATCGACCCGTCTTCTGTGCTCTGGTTTCTGTTCGAGTCCTTTGAAAGGGAGGGCGGGGAAtggatggagatggtggtgatggcttgagCTGACTCTgagtggaggatgaggaaggaaagaagatcaagaccaGGAGGGCACAGCTGCTCGAGCGAGCGCGGTTCAAATACGCATGGGGCGGAGCGCTTCCGGGCTCTGAACGTCGACCTTGGCCGGTTGGCAGGGGACCGTCGACGACGAGAAGGATGTGTGACCACAGGGGGTGGTTCCAACCAGCTCTGGAAGCCCTCTGTTTACCTTTTGTGGAGAAGAGGCCTGCGAGTTGTTTATCCTGCACCAATGGGGGATAGCGGACCCTCTTTTCGGAGGAGCCATGGCCCCACGAGCATGTCTCTGATTGCTCGGCCGTGACCGGGAGCTGGGGACGCGTCCAGCCATTTCGAGCTAGGAGCTGTCTCGTTGGGAGCTGAAAGCATAGAGCTCGATCGCGGTTGACCCCTGGAGATGAGAcgtcagaaagaaaaaaggcgcgcttctccagcctctccaAATCCGGGGGTAGCAGAGAGCGCTTGCTGGGTGATGGGCGAGGGTTGCCCGGGCCTCCTGTAGGGCAGAACATGGACCTGGAGCGTCAATGGCTCGAACTGGTCTCTCAATTGATGAGAAGACACAAACAGAAGTCGTATCAAAGCTGTCTCTGATTGAAATTGGTccacccccgtcctcctGCAGCTTCGTGCATCTCAGGGCGCCACCGACCACACCCACAGGCTGACGGGAGACGGACTAGCCAGCCAGGACCGGGCGCCCACGCCGTACACACGCTTGTGCCGGCATCGTTGATAGGTGGTTGGGGACGCGGTGGGGGCTCTGGGGCCGTGGTGTGCGCAATTGGGGAGGTCGGGAGCAGCTCCCTTTTACTTTCCTCGGCTGCaagccaaggagaagagcaGATCACCAGCAGCTTCGTCTGACAATTGGCTGTTGCATTTGTCAAGGGGGTGTCCCGTCCCAGCCTCTTTTTCCCGTCTGAGAGCTCGTGGGAGAAGGCCATTGGGTCGATAGGGAAGTTCCAGCCATCCACGACTTAATGCACAATTTTATTCGTCTCGTTTGATGTCTCCCGGTCCTCGTATCGATGTCGCACAGGCCGGCCGGCTATCAGTTGTCAGGCTGTCATCGAAACAGATGGCATCTGCCAGACCGCCGCCGTCCCCGAGGTGTCTCCAGCGCCGTCCCCACAAAGTCGATTGCTTTTGCAGCCGGGAGCTGACACGACACGAGGCCTGAAAGTCAAAAAGCTGGACTTCCTCCCCATGCGCTACCGAGGCCATCTTCAAAATCTCCACTGGGAACAGCACACCATTTCCAGTTGTCCCGGCGACTGACCTCCTTTTGCGTCTTCTGCTCCGCCCCTTTGCGGGATCAGCCGCCGAGCAGTCCGATCCTACCCATTAACTGCCGTCACATGCGCGATGCGAGAAGACGGAGCCGACGCAGGGGAAACAGCCGCCGTCGGGGTTTCAGGGACTTTGGGACCTTGTTTACTTGCGACGTCGTCGACATCGTCGTTTGCTCTACCTATGTTGTTCAGGCATCCGGCCGTCTGTCGACTTGAACCTGTTGAGAGTTGTCTGATCAGTTCAACAACCGGTTAACCCGACCCGAAAACCACCCCGAGCGGGAACCAGGGAATCGCTGTCCTGGGTCCTGTCAATGCGTCCGCCGACCGATGACCCGGATCCGAATTCACAATCAGTCCCCCGGGGCACCTGTGCCGGAAGAGACGAGGAAATAAACTTTGGATCTGGAGTCCAGGCTGACTTCAACCTGCTATGGTAAGTTTGTGATAGGGGCGTTCCGGACCATCGATCGATTTCGATTCAAAATTGGGAAATTGGACAAACTAAGCATATGCAAGATGGCGTTTCTGGCTTGATCATGGCGGATTGGTGGCTCTTGATGCTGCACACCGCAAGCTGGAGATCTCGAGCCCAAAGAGCTGGAGATTCAACTCAACAACCTCATTCCCGTTGAGTGCCAGGATTTAACTTTCGACGGTTGCGCACCCCCGGTTGGTGGCTTAATCATGACCGAGGGGGCTGCCATGGGCCTCAACAGACCGCTGTCCGCAGCATAGCGTAAAGGTACGAATTGTAGCACCATCGTAACAACTTTTCCACTGCTTCAATTGATCAGTTTCCGTCTCGTGTGTTGTCTTGTCTGAATATTCCTGTATACGTTCAGCACCAATGGAGGAGGAACTTCAACCACACTGGCAACAGTCAGGTGCTGCCTTTATCGTCGGAGGGCTGCTTGCTGTCTTCGTGTTTGCCGTCATCTACAAGGTGTGCCTGTGTCAATACTGGTTAGAAAGAAACCTCCATCCTCGTTACCTGCGTTCTCGAAACCagcaaggctgctgctgttgaaaAGAAGAGGATCCGAGAAGAGCTTTGCCGTCGCAGTCATAGGCCGAAGAGACAGAAGCTTGGCAGACGTCGAAGGTGCCAGGGGCACTTTTACCCCCACCTTGATTACCCCTCCACAGCTTGCACCAAACTTCCAACTCGGCCCCGGATATCGCTGTCGCAAGCTGAGAAACCGCAAAGAACACAGTCAAAATGAAGCAGAGATTCTCGTCCTTGGACGTAAAGGTGTGTATAACCCCCCGTATATTCTCTTCACACGCATCCTGACCCCGCTTTCCAGGTGATAGCCCACGAGCTCTCCGAAGCCCTCGTCAGCCTCCGCCTAGCCAACATCTACGACCTCAACTCCaaaatcctcctcttcaagtTCGCCAAACCCGACAACCGCCAACAGCTCCTCATCGAATCCGGCTTCCGCTGCCACCTCACAGACTTTGCCCGCTCCACCGCCCCGGCCCCTTCAGCCTTCGTCACCCGCCTGCGCAAGTTCCTCAAGACCCGGAGAGTCACCAGCGTCTCCCAGATCGGCACAGACAGAATTATCGAGTTTCGATTCTCCGACGGAGCCTACAGGTTATACCTCGAGTTCTTCGCCAGCGGCAACGTCATCCTCACCGATGCCGACTTGACCATCATCGCCCTGTTGCGGAATGTTCCCGAAGGCGAGGGACAAGAGCCACAGCGGGTTGGGCTGAAGTACACCCTCGAAAACAGACAAAACTTTGGCGGCGTTCCGGAGCTCACAAAAGAGCGTCTGAGAGCTGCGTTGAAGACGGCAGCGGAGCATGCGGTTACGaaaaaggcaaagaagaagggggcggacgagctgaggagggggttggcaACTACCATCACCGAGTTGCCCCCTGTGCTGGTTGATCACGTCTTTCGATTAACCGAGTTCAACTCTGCCGCGAAGCCCCTTGAGATTCTGGAGAGCGAGACTTTGCTGGATTCTCTGTTTCGGAcgttggagaaggcgagggcggtgcTGGACGAGGTGACGAGCTCGCCCAGGGCAACGGGATATATCATTGCCAAGCCTAATCCGCGTGCTGTCGAGCAGCCACCAGCGGAGACTGAAGGGGAGACGCAGAAAGAGAAGCCTAGGGGTCTGCTCTATGAAGATTTCCAGCCTTTCCTTCCAAAACAGTTCGAGGATGATCAGGGGCTGACAACACTTTCCTTTGATGGGTACAACAAGACGGTTGACGagttcttctcttctctcgaGGGACAGAAGCTTGAGTCCAAGTTGCAGGAGCGGGAAGCTACTGCCAAGAGGAAATTGGATGCTGCCCGTCAGGACCAGGCCAAGAGGATCGAGGGGCTGGTTGGTTTTCAGACGTTGAACTTGCGCAAGGCTGCCGCTATTGAGGCCAATATCGAACGTGTTCAAGAGGCTATGGATGCGGTGAATGGGCTGCTTGAGCAGGGCATGGACTGGGTTAACATCAACAAGCTTGTCGAGCGAGAGCAGGCGCAAGGGAACCCCGTGGCCGAGATCATCAAGCTACCTGTGAATCTCGCTGAGAGCACAATTACCCTGTTgcttggcgaggaagaggaggaagaggcaggtggagatgaagataTGGAATTCAACTACGATACCGACGAAGAGGTCGTTGACGCTGCTCCCGAACCtgagaaggccaaggggCCGGATAAGCGATTGGCAAtcgacatcaacctcaaactCTCCGTCTGGAACAATGCTCGGGAATACTACGAGCAAAAGAGGACCGCTGCtgacaaggaaaagaagaccgTTGCGCAGTCGGTTATTGCGCTCAAGAGTGCCGAGCAAAAGATTACAGAGGACTTGCGGAAGGGGCTTAAGCAGGAGAAGCCTGTGCTGCAGCTGATCAGGAAGCAGATGTGG is drawn from Podospora pseudocomata strain CBS 415.72m chromosome 1 map unlocalized CBS415.72m_1, whole genome shotgun sequence and contains these coding sequences:
- a CDS encoding uncharacterized protein (EggNog:ENOG503NXMF; COG:K), with product MKQRFSSLDVKVIAHELSEALVSLRLANIYDLNSKILLFKFAKPDNRQQLLIESGFRCHLTDFARSTAPAPSAFVTRLRKFLKTRRVTSVSQIGTDRIIEFRFSDGAYRLYLEFFASGNVILTDADLTIIALLRNVPEGEGQEPQRVGLKYTLENRQNFGGVPELTKERLRAALKTAAEHAVTKKAKKKGADELRRGLATTITELPPVLVDHVFRLTEFNSAAKPLEILESETLLDSLFRTLEKARAVLDEVTSSPRATGYIIAKPNPRAVEQPPAETEGETQKEKPRGLLYEDFQPFLPKQFEDDQGLTTLSFDGYNKTVDEFFSSLEGQKLESKLQEREATAKRKLDAARQDQAKRIEGLVGFQTLNLRKAAAIEANIERVQEAMDAVNGLLEQGMDWVNINKLVEREQAQGNPVAEIIKLPVNLAESTITLLLGEEEEEEAGGDEDMEFNYDTDEEVVDAAPEPEKAKGPDKRLAIDINLKLSVWNNAREYYEQKRTAADKEKKTVAQSVIALKSAEQKITEDLRKGLKQEKPVLQLIRKQMWFEKFVWFISSDGYLVLGGRDAQQNEILYKRYLKKGDVYVHADMHGASTVIIKNSPKTPDAPIPPSTLAQAGSLSVCCSSAWDSKAAMGAWWVNADQVSKSAPTGEYLPAGSFMVRGKKNPLPPALLMLGFGLMFRISEESKAKHVKHRLYDGDIDLAPPSKPEKETEKEAAPEQDNHEDSGTDGDDDGPEDEKRSNPLQSSGKPQSEDEDEEAPEPPSDQLSNLDIAPVEEQKQQAEPEPTPVSNSDSESDHEEEEKEIGTPSRAGTFTPSQSQPQPNKRPLKRGQRSKAKKIAQKYKNQDEDDRALMEELLGVAAARKKAEAEAAAKKQKELDHLAAMEKRRKQQERQQAQIAKHEEIRKMMLEEGVDILDENEKADAGPLDSLVGTPMPGDEILEVVPVCGPWSALGKLKYKVKLQPGQVKKGKAVKEIFERWKLAAGKKGVVDPKGEDGEKMWPREVELIKGVKVEEVLGVVPVGKVTLMAGGGMLGGGADKKGGGGGGQSKGGKGKGGGGGGGGKKGR